From Pongo pygmaeus isolate AG05252 chromosome 1, NHGRI_mPonPyg2-v2.0_pri, whole genome shotgun sequence, one genomic window encodes:
- the LOC129037960 gene encoding oligosaccharyltransferase complex subunit OSTC-like, with protein METLYCVPFFVLECPNLKLKKPPWLPMPLAMTVYALVVASYFLITRGIIYDVIVEPTTVGSMTDEHGHQRPVAFLAYRVNGQYIMEGLASSFLFTVGGLGFIILD; from the coding sequence ATGGAGACTTTGTACTGTGTCCCGTTCTTTGTGCTCGAATGTCCTAACTTGAAGCTGAAGAAGCCACCCTGGCTGCCCATGCCGTTGGCCATGACTGTGTATGCTCTGGTGGTGGCGTCTTACTTCCTCATCACCAGAGGAATAATTTATGATGTTATTGTTGAACCTACAACTGTTGGTTCTATGACTGATGAACATGGGCATCAGAGGCCAGTAGCTTTCTTGGCCTACAGAGTAAATGGACAGTATATTATGGAAGGACTTGCATCCAGCTTCCTGTTTACGGTGGGAGGTTTAGGTTTCATAATCCTGGACTGA